Within Desulfobacter sp., the genomic segment CGCCCCTGTACAGGCCGCTGATCAGACCTTTGTCACCATCGGCACAGGCGGCGTCACAGGCGTATACTACCCCACCGGCGGCGCCATTGCCCGCCTGGTCAATAAGGGAAGAAAAGAACACGGCATTCGCTGCTCCGTTGAAAGTACCGGCGGTTCCGTTTACAATTTGAATACCATCGCAGCCGGCGAACTGGACATGGGCGTCGCCCAGTCAGACTGGCAGTACCATGCGTACAACGGCACCAGCAAATTCGCAGACAAGGGCCCCAACAAGGACCTCAGAGCCATATTCAGCGTTCATCCCGAACCCTTCACTGTTGTCGCAAGGGCCGATTCTGGCATTAAAAATTTCATGGACCTTAAGGGCAAACGGGTGAACATCGGAAACCCTGGTTCCGGACAGCGCGGGACAATGGAAGTTCTCATGGGTGCTTTGGGATGGACCAAAGCCGACTTTAAACTGGCCTCTGAACTGAAGCCTGCCGAAATGTCCAAAGCCTTGTGCGACAACAAGATTGACGCCTATGTTTACACGGTGGGGCATCCCTCCGGCGCCATCAAAGAAGCCACCACCTCCTGCGACTCCGTGCTTGTCAATGTGGACGGTCCCGTGGTTGACAAATTGGTAAATCAGTACAGCTACTATCGTAAAGCCACCATCCCCGGCGGCATGTACCGCGGCACAGATGCCGACATCAACACCTTTGGTGTGGGCGCAACCTTTGTTTCCTCAGCCAAGGTGCCTGCGAATGTGATTTATCATGTCGTAAAATCCGTTTTCGAGAATTTTGACCAGTTCAAAAAACTCCATCCTGCTTTTGCCAATCTCAAAAAGGAAGAAATGGTTAAAGCCGGTCTCTCGGCTCCCCTCCATGACGGCGCCGTTAAGTACTACAAAGAAGCCGGCCTGATGTAATCCAGGGAACGGTTGAACATTGAAAGTGCACGGTCCCGCAAGCGGACCGTGCACTTTAGTTTTACCTTTGAGCAATACCTTTTTCCCATGGAGGAATCGTCATAATGACCGAAGTTAATGAAAATGCATCATCCCGGGATGAATTGCAGGAGATGATCGCCGAGACAGATACGGGTGCCCGTAATCCCGTTGGCGCGATTCCTAAGAATGTTTTATTTTTTATACCCTTGGCATGGACCCTTTTCCAGTTATGGTACGCGTCACCCCTGCCGTTTATTTTTAATATCCTGGTATTTAATTCATCGGAGGCCCGGGCAATTCATCTGGCCTTTGCCATGTTTTTAGCCTTTACCGCCTATCCCACATTCAAATCCTCGCCAAGAGATTATATACCGCTCCAGGACTGGATTGTGGCGTTTATCGCTGCCTTTTGTGCGGCGTATTTATTTTTATTCTACGCCGAATTGTCGGAACGGCCCGGCGCTCCGGTCACCATGGACTTGGTGGTGTCGGTCATTGGCATGATTATGCTGCTGGAAGCCACCCGGCGGGCGCTGGGGCCGCCTTTGATGGTGGTGGCAACGGTCTTTCTTATTTATACCTTTGCCGGCCCCTACATGCCGG encodes:
- a CDS encoding TAXI family TRAP transporter solute-binding subunit, which produces MKKLLVLGIAAFFGMVLFLGSAPVQAADQTFVTIGTGGVTGVYYPTGGAIARLVNKGRKEHGIRCSVESTGGSVYNLNTIAAGELDMGVAQSDWQYHAYNGTSKFADKGPNKDLRAIFSVHPEPFTVVARADSGIKNFMDLKGKRVNIGNPGSGQRGTMEVLMGALGWTKADFKLASELKPAEMSKALCDNKIDAYVYTVGHPSGAIKEATTSCDSVLVNVDGPVVDKLVNQYSYYRKATIPGGMYRGTDADINTFGVGATFVSSAKVPANVIYHVVKSVFENFDQFKKLHPAFANLKKEEMVKAGLSAPLHDGAVKYYKEAGLM